A genomic region of bacterium contains the following coding sequences:
- a CDS encoding tetratricopeptide repeat protein, with product MKKFLFLLFIPCLIFCETNIYYNLGIDSYFKNNLEDSLSNFKKATSAFPDSFLSWFYLGKTYYRLKMNKEAKNALLKASLLSPDDTKSRLLISQILMEEEDYKKAGASYKDVLSIDPENLEANLSIGKAYIKLEKFDDAIFYLKKALELAPDEPDANFSLGCALLSKDELESAKDAFTKAISLESNNPLFYYSRGNAYFRLADYTSPMDSDFVSIEDYKMAIEFGLCTPDVFFMYGNALLARGFYYLKTKNEKKAYDMLEKAIVEYKNAISLSPGASNAHNNMGLAYYYLDRIDEAISQFKKAVELEPLIAFFHDNLGDAYYKKGDFKNSLLEFNLVLELSVDYTPDDKILPFPARGIKEKIREAKRRAQK from the coding sequence ATGAAGAAATTCCTTTTTCTCCTTTTTATCCCTTGTCTTATTTTTTGTGAGACAAATATATATTATAACCTTGGAATAGATAGCTATTTCAAAAATAATTTAGAAGATAGCCTTTCTAATTTTAAAAAAGCTACAAGTGCCTTTCCTGATAGCTTTCTTTCCTGGTTCTATCTTGGAAAGACATATTATAGGCTAAAGATGAATAAAGAGGCAAAGAATGCCCTTTTAAAGGCATCTTTACTTTCTCCAGATGATACAAAAAGCAGGCTTTTAATTTCACAAATCCTTATGGAGGAAGAGGATTATAAGAAAGCAGGGGCATCCTATAAGGATGTTCTATCTATAGACCCCGAAAACCTTGAGGCAAACCTTTCCATTGGCAAGGCATACATTAAGCTAGAAAAATTTGATGATGCCATTTTTTACCTTAAAAAAGCACTAGAGTTAGCACCAGATGAGCCAGATGCTAATTTTTCTTTAGGCTGTGCCTTGCTTTCCAAAGATGAATTAGAATCTGCAAAGGATGCATTTACAAAGGCTATTTCTTTGGAATCAAACAACCCCTTATTTTATTATTCAAGGGGAAATGCCTATTTCAGGCTTGCTGATTATACAAGTCCTATGGATTCTGATTTCGTATCAATTGAGGATTATAAAATGGCGATTGAATTTGGGCTTTGCACACCAGATGTATTTTTTATGTATGGAAATGCCCTTCTTGCTAGAGGATTTTATTACCTTAAGACAAAAAATGAAAAAAAGGCTTATGATATGCTTGAAAAGGCTATTGTTGAATACAAAAATGCAATTTCTCTTTCTCCGGGTGCATCAAATGCCCATAATAATATGGGATTAGCCTATTACTACCTTGATAGAATAGATGAAGCAATCTCGCAATTTAAAAAGGCTGTTGAGCTTGAACCATTAATAGCATTTTTTCATGATAATTTAGGTGATGCCTATTATAAAAAGGGTGATTTTAAAAATAGCCTTTTAGAATTTAACCTTGTCCTTGAACTTTCTGTTGATTATACGCCAGATGATAAAATTCTTCCATTTCCGGCAAGGGGAATTAAAGAGAAAATCCGTGAAGCTAAAAGAAGAGCTCAAAAATAA